In Silene latifolia isolate original U9 population chromosome 3, ASM4854445v1, whole genome shotgun sequence, a single window of DNA contains:
- the LOC141647368 gene encoding phospholipase D zeta 1-like isoform X2, protein MASTTEKLLGKSDRYNNYKALPSATTSFRRSSDNMTSMNSQIFEELPTATIVAVSKPDVVSDVTPILLSYTIDVQYKQFKWQLQKKARQVLFLHLSLKKRAFIEEFHEKQEHMKEWLHNLGILEHAAVVHDEDDFDDDNVNLHQDGGSRHRYIPSSAAFSIIRPSLGRQQSVADKAKVAMQEYLNLFLGNLEIVNSRQVCKFLEVSKLSFLQEYGPKLKEDYVLVKHLSRMPNKASDRQCFPCQLFGFCSWQKVWAVLKPGFLAFLEDPLDMKLLDIFIFDVSPSSSENGQEKVYLAHEIKSHKPLRYAFEIFCENRTLRLRTSSINKVKEWVAAINDAVQKPAEGWCRPHRFSSFAPIRKSDDGSEAQWFVDGEAGFDAIATAIENAKSEVYITGWWLCPELYLRRPFNNHKNSRLDTLLEAKAKEGVQIYILLYKEVSIALKINSLYSKKRLLNIHENVRVLRYPDHLAARIYYWSHHEKIVVVDNQICFIGGLDLCFGRYDTVEHRVGDLPSQVWPGKDYYNPRESEPNSWEDMMKDELDRSRYPRMPWHDVHCALWGPPCRDVARHFVQRWNYAKRSKAPHQRAIPLLIPLHHMVLPHYMKSTEIDIPTERDANLNRQDSGSSQSPELNVPLLLPRDSDSLHVSKYDSAIQHNNDCQKKVGISYPEVETVAQGTLMDGFVDQFSSAEVENECTDTAFEWWESQERGNLVDFSSEPSSIGPRTSCHCQIIRSVSQWSAGTSQDEDSIHKAYCSLIEQAEHFIYIENQFFISGHEGDTTIHNRVMEALCKRILQAHKAEKCFRVIIVIPLLPGFQGGMDDAGAATVRALMHWQYRTICRGENSLFHRLRAELGSNTSDYISFYGLRTYGLCP, encoded by the exons ATGGCGTCAACGACGGAGAAATTACTTGGTAAAAGTGACAGGTACAACAATTATAAGGCATTGCCGTCGGCGACGACGTCGTTTCGACGAAGTTCCGATAATATGACGTCAATGAACTCTCAGATATTTGAGGAGCTTCCGACAGCCACCATTGTTGCAGTATCTAAGCCTGATGTTGTTAGTGACGTCACTCCTATTCTTCTTTCCTACACCATTGATGTTCAGTACAAGCAG TTCAAGTGGCAGTTGCAGAAGAAAGCGCGACAAGTTCTCTTCTTACACCTCTCTTTGAAGAAGCGTGCATTTATTGAGGAATTTCACGAGAAGCAAGAACAT ATGAAGGAATGGCTTCATAACTTGGGAATATTAGAACATGCAGCAGTAGTGCATGACGAAgatgactttgatgatgataatgtcaATCTCCACCAGGATGGAGGATCAAGGCATAG ATATATTCCTTCAAGTGCTGCTTTTTCCATCATCCGGCCCTCACTGGGAAGGCAACAGTCAGTTGCTGATAAAGCAAAGGTTGCAATGCAGGAATATTTGAATCTTTTTCTCGGGAACTTGGAGATCGTAAATTCTCGACAG GTCTGCAAATTTTTGGAGGTCTCTAAGTTATCATTTCTTCAGGAGTACGGCCCAAAGTTGAAAGAGGATTATGTATTGGTGAAACATCTGTCTAGGATGCCAAATAAAGCTTCTGATAGACAATGTTTTCCCTGCCAATTGTTCGGCTTTTGCAGTTGGCAAAAG GTATGGGCTGTTCTAAAACCAGGGTTCTTAGCCTTCTTAGAAGATCCTCTTGATATGAAACTGCTAGACATTTTTATTTTTGATGTATCACCATCATCAAGTGAAAATGGTCAAGAGAAGGTATATCTGGCTCATGAGATAAAAAGCCACAAGCCGCTTCGCTATGCCTTCGAG ATCTTCTGTGAGAACCGGACCCTACGACTACGAACTTCTAGCATTAACAAAGTCAAAGAATGGGTCGCAGCAATTAACGATGCTGTTCAAAAGCCAGCTGAAGGTTGGTGTCGTCCTCATCGCTTTAGTTCCTTTGCCCCCATAAGGAAGAGTGATGACGGAAGTGAAGCTCAATGGTTTGTAGATGGGGAAGCAGGTTTTGATGCTATCGCTACAGCAATAGAGAATGCCAAGTCAGAG GTGTATATTACAGGTTGGTGGCTTTGCCCAGAGCTATACCTGAGACGCCCTTTTAATAATCACAAGAATTCCCGACTTGATACCTTACTTGAAGCAAAGGCAAAGGAAGGAGTTCAG ATCTATATACTTCTTTATAAGGAAGTATCTATAGCTCTGAAAATTAATAGTCTTTACAGTAAGAAGAGACTCCTTAATATTCACGAGAATGTGAGAGTGTTGCGGTATCCTGATCATCTGGCAGCTCGAATTTATTACTG GTCACACCATGAAAAAATTGTCGTTGTTGACAACCAGATATGTTTTATTGGAGGCCTTGATTTGTGCTTCGGACGTTATGACACTGTAGAACACAGAGTAGGTGATCTTCCTAGTCAAGTTTGGCCAGGAAAAGACTACTACAACCCAAG AGAATCTGAACCTAACTCTTGGGAAGACATGATGAAGGACGAACTGGACCGTTCTAGATATCCTCGTATGCCATGGCATGATGTGCACTGTGCTCTCTGGGGACCGCCCTGTCGTGATGTTGCGCGGCACTTTGTTCAGCGATGGAACTATGCCAAG AGAAGTAAAGCTCCACATCAACGAGCAATACCACTACTCATTCCTCTTCACCATATGGTTCTACCTCATTATATGAAAAGTACGGAGATAGATATCCCAACGGAAAGGGACGCAAACTTAAACCGACAAGATTCGGGCTCCTCCCAGTCCCCAGAACTAAATGTTCCATTGCTTTTGCCACGAGATTCAGATTCCTTACATGTGTCTAAGTATGATAGTGCCATTCAACACAACAATGATTGTCAAAAGAAAGTAGGAATCTCTTACCCTGAAGTTGAAACCGTAGCTCAAGGCACACTGATGGATGGATTTGTAGATCAATTTAGCTCTGCAGAAGTTGAAAATGAGTGCACTGACACTGCATTTGAATGGTGGGAAAGTCAGGAACGAGGTAATCTGGTTGATTTCTCAAGTGAACCTTCATCAATTGGTCCCCGTACCTCGTGTCATTGTCAG ATTATAAGGAGCGTCAGCCAGTGGTCTGCTGGAACAAGTCAAGATGAAGATAGTATTCACAAAGCTTATTGTTCGCTTATAGAGCAGGCGGAGCACTTTATCTACATTGAG AATCAATTTTTCATATCAGGTCATGAAGGAGACACTACCATACACAATCGAGTGATGGAGGCACTATGCAAACGTATACTCCAAGCTCACAAAGCAGAGAAATGTTTCAGGGTTATTATCGTCATACCTTTGCTACCCGGATTTCAG GGTGGAATGGATGATGCTGGTGCAGCAACTGTCAGAGCTCTAATGCATTGGCAGTACCGAACCATTTGCAGAGGAGAAAACTCACTGTTCCACAGACTAAGGGCTGAACTTGGGTCAAATACATCGGATTATATTTCTTTCTATGGTCTTAGAACATATG GTTTATGTCCATAG
- the LOC141647368 gene encoding phospholipase D zeta 1-like isoform X1 — protein MASTTEKLLGKSDRYNNYKALPSATTSFRRSSDNMTSMNSQIFEELPTATIVAVSKPDVVSDVTPILLSYTIDVQYKQFKWQLQKKARQVLFLHLSLKKRAFIEEFHEKQEHMKEWLHNLGILEHAAVVHDEDDFDDDNVNLHQDGGSRHRYIPSSAAFSIIRPSLGRQQSVADKAKVAMQEYLNLFLGNLEIVNSRQVCKFLEVSKLSFLQEYGPKLKEDYVLVKHLSRMPNKASDRQCFPCQLFGFCSWQKVWAVLKPGFLAFLEDPLDMKLLDIFIFDVSPSSSENGQEKVYLAHEIKSHKPLRYAFEIFCENRTLRLRTSSINKVKEWVAAINDAVQKPAEGWCRPHRFSSFAPIRKSDDGSEAQWFVDGEAGFDAIATAIENAKSEVYITGWWLCPELYLRRPFNNHKNSRLDTLLEAKAKEGVQIYILLYKEVSIALKINSLYSKKRLLNIHENVRVLRYPDHLAARIYYWSHHEKIVVVDNQICFIGGLDLCFGRYDTVEHRVGDLPSQVWPGKDYYNPRESEPNSWEDMMKDELDRSRYPRMPWHDVHCALWGPPCRDVARHFVQRWNYAKRSKAPHQRAIPLLIPLHHMVLPHYMKSTEIDIPTERDANLNRQDSGSSQSPELNVPLLLPRDSDSLHVSKYDSAIQHNNDCQKKVGISYPEVETVAQGTLMDGFVDQFSSAEVENECTDTAFEWWESQERGNLVDFSSEPSSIGPRTSCHCQIIRSVSQWSAGTSQDEDSIHKAYCSLIEQAEHFIYIENQFFISGHEGDTTIHNRVMEALCKRILQAHKAEKCFRVIIVIPLLPGFQGGMDDAGAATVRALMHWQYRTICRGENSLFHRLRAELGSNTSDYISFYGLRTYGTLSEGGPTVTSQVYVHSKLMIIDDRVTLVGSSNINDRSLLGSRDSEIGVVIEDKDFVESSMNGQSWMAGKFSRSLRVSLWAEHLGLSVEEINQIQDPVADRTYKNLWMETAEANSIIYQVVFGCAPNDHIHSKHAFRQKMSELRENMGYTTIDLGVAPQVVTLYEDGLPKAIDSSEMLKSVKGHVVCFPLEYMRDEDLRPMFHEGEFYTSDVVFH, from the exons ATGGCGTCAACGACGGAGAAATTACTTGGTAAAAGTGACAGGTACAACAATTATAAGGCATTGCCGTCGGCGACGACGTCGTTTCGACGAAGTTCCGATAATATGACGTCAATGAACTCTCAGATATTTGAGGAGCTTCCGACAGCCACCATTGTTGCAGTATCTAAGCCTGATGTTGTTAGTGACGTCACTCCTATTCTTCTTTCCTACACCATTGATGTTCAGTACAAGCAG TTCAAGTGGCAGTTGCAGAAGAAAGCGCGACAAGTTCTCTTCTTACACCTCTCTTTGAAGAAGCGTGCATTTATTGAGGAATTTCACGAGAAGCAAGAACAT ATGAAGGAATGGCTTCATAACTTGGGAATATTAGAACATGCAGCAGTAGTGCATGACGAAgatgactttgatgatgataatgtcaATCTCCACCAGGATGGAGGATCAAGGCATAG ATATATTCCTTCAAGTGCTGCTTTTTCCATCATCCGGCCCTCACTGGGAAGGCAACAGTCAGTTGCTGATAAAGCAAAGGTTGCAATGCAGGAATATTTGAATCTTTTTCTCGGGAACTTGGAGATCGTAAATTCTCGACAG GTCTGCAAATTTTTGGAGGTCTCTAAGTTATCATTTCTTCAGGAGTACGGCCCAAAGTTGAAAGAGGATTATGTATTGGTGAAACATCTGTCTAGGATGCCAAATAAAGCTTCTGATAGACAATGTTTTCCCTGCCAATTGTTCGGCTTTTGCAGTTGGCAAAAG GTATGGGCTGTTCTAAAACCAGGGTTCTTAGCCTTCTTAGAAGATCCTCTTGATATGAAACTGCTAGACATTTTTATTTTTGATGTATCACCATCATCAAGTGAAAATGGTCAAGAGAAGGTATATCTGGCTCATGAGATAAAAAGCCACAAGCCGCTTCGCTATGCCTTCGAG ATCTTCTGTGAGAACCGGACCCTACGACTACGAACTTCTAGCATTAACAAAGTCAAAGAATGGGTCGCAGCAATTAACGATGCTGTTCAAAAGCCAGCTGAAGGTTGGTGTCGTCCTCATCGCTTTAGTTCCTTTGCCCCCATAAGGAAGAGTGATGACGGAAGTGAAGCTCAATGGTTTGTAGATGGGGAAGCAGGTTTTGATGCTATCGCTACAGCAATAGAGAATGCCAAGTCAGAG GTGTATATTACAGGTTGGTGGCTTTGCCCAGAGCTATACCTGAGACGCCCTTTTAATAATCACAAGAATTCCCGACTTGATACCTTACTTGAAGCAAAGGCAAAGGAAGGAGTTCAG ATCTATATACTTCTTTATAAGGAAGTATCTATAGCTCTGAAAATTAATAGTCTTTACAGTAAGAAGAGACTCCTTAATATTCACGAGAATGTGAGAGTGTTGCGGTATCCTGATCATCTGGCAGCTCGAATTTATTACTG GTCACACCATGAAAAAATTGTCGTTGTTGACAACCAGATATGTTTTATTGGAGGCCTTGATTTGTGCTTCGGACGTTATGACACTGTAGAACACAGAGTAGGTGATCTTCCTAGTCAAGTTTGGCCAGGAAAAGACTACTACAACCCAAG AGAATCTGAACCTAACTCTTGGGAAGACATGATGAAGGACGAACTGGACCGTTCTAGATATCCTCGTATGCCATGGCATGATGTGCACTGTGCTCTCTGGGGACCGCCCTGTCGTGATGTTGCGCGGCACTTTGTTCAGCGATGGAACTATGCCAAG AGAAGTAAAGCTCCACATCAACGAGCAATACCACTACTCATTCCTCTTCACCATATGGTTCTACCTCATTATATGAAAAGTACGGAGATAGATATCCCAACGGAAAGGGACGCAAACTTAAACCGACAAGATTCGGGCTCCTCCCAGTCCCCAGAACTAAATGTTCCATTGCTTTTGCCACGAGATTCAGATTCCTTACATGTGTCTAAGTATGATAGTGCCATTCAACACAACAATGATTGTCAAAAGAAAGTAGGAATCTCTTACCCTGAAGTTGAAACCGTAGCTCAAGGCACACTGATGGATGGATTTGTAGATCAATTTAGCTCTGCAGAAGTTGAAAATGAGTGCACTGACACTGCATTTGAATGGTGGGAAAGTCAGGAACGAGGTAATCTGGTTGATTTCTCAAGTGAACCTTCATCAATTGGTCCCCGTACCTCGTGTCATTGTCAG ATTATAAGGAGCGTCAGCCAGTGGTCTGCTGGAACAAGTCAAGATGAAGATAGTATTCACAAAGCTTATTGTTCGCTTATAGAGCAGGCGGAGCACTTTATCTACATTGAG AATCAATTTTTCATATCAGGTCATGAAGGAGACACTACCATACACAATCGAGTGATGGAGGCACTATGCAAACGTATACTCCAAGCTCACAAAGCAGAGAAATGTTTCAGGGTTATTATCGTCATACCTTTGCTACCCGGATTTCAG GGTGGAATGGATGATGCTGGTGCAGCAACTGTCAGAGCTCTAATGCATTGGCAGTACCGAACCATTTGCAGAGGAGAAAACTCACTGTTCCACAGACTAAGGGCTGAACTTGGGTCAAATACATCGGATTATATTTCTTTCTATGGTCTTAGAACATATGGTACGCTTTCTGAAGGTGGACCTACAGTCACCAGTCAG GTTTATGTCCATAGCAAGCTGATGATAATTGATGACCGTGTCACTTTGGTTGGGTCATCCAACATCAATGATAGGAGCTTGCTTGGATCAAGAGATTCTGAG ATTGGAGTAGTCATTGAAGATAAAGACTTTGTAGAATCATCAATGAATGGACAATCTTGGATGGCTGGGAAATTTAGCAGGAGTCTGCGGGTTTCATTGTGGGCTGAACATCTTGGCCTTTCTGTTGAAGAG ATTAATCAGATCCAAGACCCCGTGGCTGACAGAACATACAAAAATCTCTGGATGGAAACCGCGGAG GCAAACTCCATAATTTATCAAGTCGTATTTGGGTGTGCACCCAATGATCACATACATTCCAA GCATGCATTTAGACAAAAAATGTCAGAGTTAAGAGAGAATATGGGATATACAACCATTGATCTTGGAGTAGCACCTCAGGTAGTGACACTATATGAAGACGGTCTGCCTAAGGCGATAGATTCATCGGAGATGTTGAAATCTGTAAAGGGGCATGTTGTTTGCTTTCCTTTGGAATACATGAGGGATGAAGATTTGAGACCTATGTTCCATGAAGGAGAATTTTACACATCTGATG